A portion of the Bacillus oleivorans genome contains these proteins:
- a CDS encoding 5-oxoprolinase subunit PxpA, whose translation MIDLNCDLGESFGQYQLGQDEAIMKEVTSVNIACGFHAGDPDVMKKTVDMAITNHLNIGAHPGFPDLQGFGRRTIVMAASEIYNITLYQLGALSGFLKAKNYPLHHVKPHGALYNMASVNEAYALAIVQAIKDFNPVLKLYALSGSVLASVGEKHGLTVYHEVFADRTYQADGTLTPRTQANALIHDEKQAVEQVLGFIQQGKVRTVSGEWVSIKADTVCVHGDSSIALSLAKRLRQTIEQV comes from the coding sequence ATGATTGATCTAAATTGTGATTTGGGAGAAAGTTTTGGCCAATATCAGCTGGGCCAAGACGAAGCGATCATGAAGGAAGTTACTTCAGTGAATATTGCCTGCGGTTTTCATGCAGGTGACCCCGATGTTATGAAAAAAACAGTAGATATGGCCATAACTAATCATTTAAATATAGGTGCCCATCCTGGATTTCCGGATCTTCAAGGGTTTGGCAGAAGGACTATCGTAATGGCAGCAAGTGAGATATACAACATCACGCTATACCAGCTTGGTGCATTATCAGGCTTTTTAAAAGCAAAAAACTATCCATTACACCATGTGAAGCCTCATGGTGCTTTATACAATATGGCAAGTGTAAATGAGGCTTATGCCCTAGCCATTGTTCAAGCGATAAAAGATTTTAATCCTGTGTTAAAATTGTATGCACTCTCTGGAAGCGTGCTGGCATCCGTTGGCGAAAAGCATGGACTCACTGTTTATCACGAAGTATTTGCAGACAGAACCTATCAGGCTGATGGAACCCTTACTCCAAGAACACAGGCTAATGCCCTCATCCATGATGAAAAACAAGCGGTTGAGCAAGTACTTGGCTTTATCCAACAAGGAAAAGTTCGAACCGTGTCTGGTGAATGGGTCTCAATTAAAGCAGATACAGTATGTGTACACGGTGACAGCTCCATTGCGCTTTCACTGGCTAAAAGGCTGCGACAGACAATTGAACAAGTTTGA
- a CDS encoding biotin-dependent carboxyltransferase family protein, which yields MAIRILKEGFHTTIQDVGRVSYRNIGVPISGAMDDISCKVTNWIVFNDETAPVLECTLIGPELLFESDALIAVGGKGFVPVVDGEPYQLFQAILIKAGNVLRLESNRTAARAYMAVQGGFHIEKIMNSYSTYTRGKFGGLNGRPLLKGDLIPFSPPTHFPKNRWFLSHSLLENLYRNNTIRFIKGNQADWFSSEMFSFFQATPFTITPQSDRMGYRLDGMAIDILKGQELVTEGTTPGTIQIPPNGKPIVLMRDSQVTGGYPKIGTVISSDLSVLGQKRPGDQIYFREVSLDEAYQIKKDLNQTLSFFKKRILWQRCPL from the coding sequence ATGGCAATTCGAATATTAAAAGAAGGATTTCATACAACCATCCAAGATGTTGGAAGGGTTTCTTACCGTAATATTGGGGTGCCGATTTCCGGTGCAATGGATGATATCAGCTGCAAAGTGACGAACTGGATTGTATTTAACGATGAAACGGCTCCCGTTTTGGAATGTACCTTGATAGGTCCCGAACTTTTATTCGAAAGCGATGCATTAATTGCTGTCGGCGGGAAAGGCTTTGTTCCAGTAGTCGATGGCGAACCATACCAACTTTTTCAGGCTATACTAATCAAGGCGGGAAACGTATTACGGTTAGAGTCCAATAGAACAGCGGCAAGAGCCTATATGGCGGTTCAAGGCGGATTTCACATTGAAAAAATAATGAATAGCTATAGTACATATACAAGGGGAAAATTTGGAGGTCTTAATGGAAGACCGTTATTAAAAGGGGATTTGATTCCGTTCTCACCGCCAACCCATTTTCCGAAAAACAGATGGTTTTTAAGCCATTCATTACTTGAAAATTTATATAGAAATAACACAATTCGATTTATAAAAGGGAATCAGGCGGATTGGTTCTCTTCTGAGATGTTTTCATTTTTTCAAGCTACGCCCTTTACGATTACCCCTCAATCTGACAGAATGGGTTATCGTCTTGATGGAATGGCCATAGATATACTAAAGGGCCAGGAACTAGTTACTGAGGGAACAACTCCAGGTACGATACAAATTCCCCCAAACGGAAAGCCAATAGTATTAATGCGAGACAGTCAGGTCACAGGAGGCTATCCAAAAATCGGAACAGTTATTTCATCAGATTTGTCCGTTCTTGGCCAAAAACGTCCAGGGGATCAGATCTATTTCCGGGAAGTTTCCCTAGACGAAGCTTATCAGATTAAAAAAGATCTTAATCAAACATTATCCTTTTTCAAAAAACGAATCTTGTGGCAGAGGTGTCCGTTATGA
- the pxpB gene encoding 5-oxoprolinase subunit PxpB, protein MTYTIEPLGDEALIISFLPADNPNIHKKARIFAETIKENPFVGFIEEVCSYHTVTLYFIPQFEKGNGPLCYIKNHIEQILATLSSIQKNQNHRKLQVPVCYDPRVGPDLESLAEQLGYSVEDVIQLHSSPLYEVRFIGFSPGFPFFSGLDQRLAFPRKATPRLKIAPGSVGIAGKQTGIYSLETPGGWNIIGKTPIELFNSKSPSPAFFRPGDLVKLIPLRFDEFIDWKGSRWQFEY, encoded by the coding sequence ATGACCTATACCATTGAACCTTTGGGTGACGAAGCTCTCATCATTTCCTTTTTGCCAGCAGATAATCCCAATATACATAAAAAGGCAAGAATTTTTGCTGAAACTATCAAAGAGAATCCGTTTGTGGGATTTATTGAAGAAGTCTGTTCCTACCATACAGTTACACTCTATTTTATCCCCCAATTCGAAAAAGGAAACGGTCCCCTCTGCTATATAAAAAATCATATTGAACAAATCCTGGCGACTCTTTCGTCCATACAAAAAAATCAAAATCATCGGAAGCTTCAGGTTCCTGTTTGTTATGATCCGAGAGTAGGTCCAGATCTCGAATCACTAGCAGAACAGTTGGGTTATAGCGTAGAGGATGTAATTCAACTTCATTCTTCACCGTTATATGAAGTTCGATTTATTGGCTTTTCCCCTGGTTTTCCTTTTTTTTCAGGACTCGATCAGCGTCTTGCCTTTCCCAGAAAAGCAACTCCAAGACTTAAAATTGCTCCCGGATCAGTTGGAATTGCGGGAAAGCAGACTGGGATCTATTCACTCGAAACACCAGGCGGCTGGAACATTATCGGAAAAACTCCCATTGAGCTATTTAATAGTAAAAGCCCTTCTCCTGCTTTTTTTCGCCCAGGTGATCTCGTAAAGCTCATCCCTCTTAGATTTGATGAATTTATAGATTGGAAGGGTTCGCGATGGCAATTCGAATATTAA
- the mnmH gene encoding tRNA 2-selenouridine(34) synthase MnmH has protein sequence MDCTLEQYLKTKDNYVLIDVRSPQEYKEGHIPYAVNVPLFSDEERAKVGTAYKQQGKKQAQWLGMEIVSPKIPNLLQQIKRIDEFGKTPLIYCFRGGLRSISVAQFCQLSGLSVLRLQGGYKAYRTYIADALEQLIPEKAFVLHGLTGTGKTEILKRLREKEMPVVDLEEIAGHRGSLFGHMGLEVSSQRMFDAYLYETLVSIQPHSYFIMEAESKRIGNSVLPERLLQVKKAGVPIIISCSFENRVKRIIEEYIIPYEQQDWFEETVEEILLRFWKYMRGQSIWKDVKESWQKKDYPKFVSMLLEQYYDPKYLHKQKDYRMEHGKVYTVDSTNIDEAVSAIQNIVSKTELNIS, from the coding sequence GTGGATTGCACACTGGAGCAATATTTAAAGACAAAAGATAACTACGTATTGATCGATGTTCGCTCCCCGCAGGAATATAAGGAGGGGCACATCCCGTATGCGGTTAATGTTCCTTTATTTTCTGATGAAGAAAGGGCGAAGGTAGGTACTGCCTATAAACAGCAAGGGAAGAAGCAGGCTCAATGGCTTGGGATGGAGATTGTATCCCCTAAAATACCAAACCTTTTACAGCAAATTAAAAGAATTGACGAATTTGGTAAAACACCTTTAATTTATTGCTTTCGGGGCGGGTTAAGATCGATTTCCGTTGCTCAATTTTGTCAATTATCAGGACTGTCTGTTTTACGTCTGCAGGGTGGGTATAAAGCGTACAGAACGTATATTGCGGATGCACTGGAACAACTGATCCCAGAAAAAGCATTCGTTCTGCATGGACTGACTGGAACGGGCAAAACCGAAATTCTCAAGAGGCTAAGGGAAAAAGAAATGCCTGTAGTGGATCTGGAAGAGATTGCAGGACACAGAGGATCTCTTTTCGGTCACATGGGGCTAGAAGTTAGTTCACAAAGAATGTTTGATGCGTACCTTTATGAAACCTTGGTCTCTATTCAGCCGCATTCCTATTTTATAATGGAAGCTGAAAGTAAAAGAATCGGAAACTCGGTCCTGCCAGAGCGGCTATTACAGGTTAAAAAAGCGGGAGTTCCTATTATCATTAGCTGCTCCTTTGAAAATAGAGTGAAAAGAATAATAGAAGAATATATTATTCCTTATGAACAGCAAGACTGGTTTGAAGAAACAGTTGAAGAGATTTTATTAAGGTTTTGGAAGTACATGAGAGGACAATCCATATGGAAAGATGTCAAGGAATCCTGGCAGAAAAAAGATTATCCTAAGTTTGTTTCAATGCTGCTGGAACAATATTATGATCCCAAATATCTTCATAAACAAAAAGATTATAGGATGGAGCATGGAAAGGTCTATACAGTAGATTCCACTAATATTGATGAAGCTGTTTCTGCTATTCAAAATATTGTATCGAAAACAGAACTAAACATAAGCTAA
- a CDS encoding 2-oxoglutarate dehydrogenase E1 component encodes MSKGAGRLISPWEKFHGPNLGYIMEAYELYLQNPEEVDPELAALFQEWGAPVVTNGDPSQPNVSFQPSFTQGVSPDQLLKAVQAVKLAENIRSYGHLAADINPLQNQEKDTSRMELGEYGLDSEDLRGLPSTFIIQNPPKAVKNALDAIEHLKRVYTRSLAFELHHVHDQEEKNWLRNMVESEDYFPAITPEKQKETLKRLAEVEGFESFLHRTFVGQKRFSIEGVDTLVPLLDEIISESVQSGASNVNIGMAHRGRLNVLAHVLGKPYEMIFAEFQHAPNKDLVPSEGSIGINYGWTGDVKYHLGLDRQIKSDNVQKARITLANNPSHLEFVNPIVVGYTRAAQEKRNKAGFPDQDTTSSFAILIHGDAAFPGQGINAETLNLSKLRGYHTGGTIHIIANNMIGFTTESEDSRSTKYASDLAKGYEIPIVHVNADDPEAVLAAAHFATLYRKTFQKDFLIDLIGYRRYGHNEMDEPVATNPLMYKIIHNRPTIKNLYFENLKQKGIVNENELKEIDQTIESKLKAAYDKVPKNSEELDTEMRPPEIVEKGFPKINTAVEEKALAALNEDLLKWPEGFKVFNKLEKILKRRSKAFKEGKIDWAHAEALAFASIISEGTPIRLTGQDSERGTFAHRHIVLHDSETGNVFSPLHNLPNGKASFAIHNSPLSEAGVLGFEYGYNVFAPETLVLWEAQFGDFANTAQVMFDQFIAAGRAKWGQKSGLVMLLPHGYEGQGPEHSSARLERFLQLAAENNWTVANLSNAAQYFHILRRQALMLQKEEIRPLVIMTPKSLLRHPLAAASSSELNQGEFQPIVNQPGSGEKAEKVERLVIGSGKVMIDVQEEMSKAETDINWLHVARLEEIYPFPMNDMKALISSFKNLKEIVWVQEEPKNMGAWNFVEPRIKELAPKGVTVNYVGRRRRSSTAEGDPIVHKKEQARIINEAITR; translated from the coding sequence ATGAGTAAAGGTGCTGGACGCCTTATCAGTCCGTGGGAAAAATTTCACGGTCCGAACCTAGGCTATATTATGGAAGCCTATGAATTATATTTGCAAAATCCAGAAGAGGTTGACCCCGAGCTTGCTGCATTATTCCAAGAATGGGGTGCGCCGGTTGTTACAAATGGAGATCCTTCTCAACCAAACGTCAGCTTCCAACCTAGTTTTACACAGGGGGTCTCACCAGATCAGCTCCTTAAAGCTGTTCAGGCAGTTAAACTTGCAGAAAATATCCGTTCTTATGGACATTTAGCTGCAGACATTAATCCGCTGCAAAACCAAGAAAAAGATACATCCAGAATGGAGCTTGGTGAATATGGGCTTGACTCGGAAGATCTTAGAGGTCTGCCGAGTACGTTCATTATACAAAATCCTCCTAAGGCTGTTAAAAATGCGTTGGATGCGATTGAACATCTAAAGCGGGTGTATACGAGATCATTAGCATTTGAATTGCATCATGTACACGATCAAGAGGAGAAAAACTGGCTAAGAAATATGGTTGAATCTGAAGACTATTTCCCGGCTATAACTCCTGAGAAACAAAAAGAAACTTTAAAGCGTCTTGCTGAAGTAGAAGGGTTTGAAAGCTTCTTACACCGTACTTTTGTAGGGCAAAAACGTTTTAGTATTGAAGGGGTAGATACACTTGTTCCGCTTCTGGATGAAATTATTTCTGAATCGGTTCAAAGCGGTGCTTCCAACGTTAATATTGGGATGGCTCACCGTGGACGTTTAAATGTGCTCGCACATGTTCTTGGCAAACCATATGAAATGATTTTTGCAGAATTCCAGCACGCACCTAACAAAGACCTGGTTCCATCTGAAGGTTCAATTGGAATCAATTACGGCTGGACTGGTGATGTGAAATACCATTTAGGACTTGACCGACAAATTAAGAGTGATAATGTACAAAAAGCTCGCATTACTTTAGCTAATAACCCTAGTCACCTTGAATTTGTTAATCCGATTGTAGTTGGATACACTCGCGCGGCTCAAGAAAAACGAAATAAAGCCGGTTTTCCAGATCAGGATACAACTTCTTCCTTTGCAATCTTGATTCATGGAGATGCAGCATTTCCAGGACAAGGAATCAATGCAGAGACACTAAACCTTAGTAAATTAAGGGGTTATCATACAGGCGGAACCATTCATATTATTGCTAACAATATGATTGGATTTACAACAGAAAGCGAAGATTCGCGTTCAACTAAGTATGCAAGCGACTTGGCGAAAGGCTACGAAATTCCAATTGTACACGTTAATGCAGATGATCCGGAAGCCGTTTTAGCTGCCGCTCATTTCGCAACATTATATCGAAAGACATTCCAAAAGGATTTCTTAATCGATTTAATTGGATATCGCCGCTACGGGCATAACGAAATGGATGAACCAGTAGCTACCAATCCATTAATGTATAAGATTATTCATAACCGCCCTACGATTAAAAATCTTTATTTTGAAAACCTAAAACAAAAAGGAATCGTAAATGAAAACGAATTAAAAGAGATTGATCAAACAATCGAATCAAAGTTAAAGGCGGCTTACGATAAAGTTCCTAAAAACAGTGAAGAGCTCGATACAGAAATGAGACCTCCGGAAATCGTTGAAAAAGGTTTTCCAAAGATCAATACCGCTGTTGAAGAAAAAGCGTTAGCTGCTTTAAATGAAGATCTTTTAAAATGGCCTGAAGGATTTAAAGTATTTAACAAACTTGAAAAAATCTTAAAGCGTCGTTCAAAAGCCTTTAAAGAAGGTAAAATCGATTGGGCTCATGCGGAAGCACTTGCATTTGCAAGTATTATTTCTGAGGGCACTCCGATTCGTTTGACTGGTCAAGACTCTGAGAGAGGAACCTTTGCTCACCGTCATATCGTTTTACATGATAGTGAAACCGGAAATGTGTTCTCTCCATTGCATAACCTGCCAAATGGAAAGGCAAGCTTCGCTATTCATAACAGTCCGTTATCTGAAGCAGGCGTATTAGGATTTGAATACGGATATAACGTATTTGCTCCTGAAACACTCGTTTTATGGGAAGCCCAATTCGGAGATTTTGCTAACACTGCTCAAGTTATGTTTGATCAATTTATCGCAGCAGGCCGAGCAAAGTGGGGCCAAAAATCAGGTTTAGTGATGCTCTTGCCTCATGGATATGAAGGGCAAGGTCCAGAACACTCCAGTGCCCGCTTAGAGCGCTTCTTGCAGCTGGCAGCTGAAAATAACTGGACAGTAGCCAATCTATCAAATGCTGCACAATATTTTCATATTTTAAGACGCCAAGCGTTAATGCTGCAAAAAGAAGAAATTCGTCCATTAGTAATAATGACACCTAAGAGCTTATTAAGACATCCGCTTGCTGCGGCTTCATCTAGTGAACTTAATCAGGGTGAATTCCAGCCGATTGTCAATCAGCCTGGTTCTGGTGAAAAGGCAGAAAAAGTGGAACGTCTGGTCATTGGTTCCGGTAAGGTTATGATCGATGTGCAGGAAGAAATGAGCAAAGCAGAAACTGACATTAACTGGCTTCATGTAGCAAGATTAGAGGAAATCTATCCATTCCCAATGAATGATATGAAGGCATTAATTTCATCCTTCAAAAACCTTAAAGAAATTGTTTGGGTTCAAGAAGAACCGAAAAATATGGGAGCTTGGAACTTTGTAGAACCACGAATAAAGGAATTGGCTCCTAAAGGTGTTACTGTTAATTATGTAGGTCGCCGCAGAAGATCAAGTACGGCTGAGGGCGATCCGATTGTTCATAAGAAAGAACAAGCTCGTATCATTAATGAAGCTATCACACGCTAA
- the odhB gene encoding 2-oxoglutarate dehydrogenase complex dihydrolipoyllysine-residue succinyltransferase → MAEVKVPELAESITEGTIAQWLKKPGEFVEKGEYIVELETDKVNVEIISDEAGVLKEQLKGEGDTVLVGEVIAIVDNAASPGAEPPAAEAPVAAESKEQPKQEPKQAVAAAAETSANNRPIASPAARKLAREKGIDLSQVPTVDPLGRVRKQDVDSYQNQPAQAPSQPVAAAQPAAVVADGKPVERIKMTRRRQTIAKRLVDVQHTAAMLTTFNEVDMTAVMDLRKRRKDQFQAENDVKLGFMSFFTKAVTIALKKFPLLNAEIDGDEIIKKNFYDIGIAVSTDEGLIVPVVRDTDRKSFADIERDIADLAKKARDKKLGLNELQGGTFTITNGGTFGSLLSTPILNAPQVGILGMHTIQNRPVAIEDRVEIRPMMYIALSYDHRIVDGKEAVSFLVKVKQLLEDPEQLLLG, encoded by the coding sequence GTGGCAGAAGTAAAAGTGCCAGAGCTTGCCGAATCTATAACTGAAGGTACAATTGCTCAATGGCTTAAAAAACCAGGTGAATTTGTTGAAAAAGGAGAATACATTGTTGAACTAGAAACAGATAAAGTCAACGTTGAAATTATCTCCGACGAAGCAGGTGTGTTAAAAGAACAACTTAAAGGGGAAGGTGACACTGTTTTAGTAGGAGAGGTCATTGCCATTGTTGACAATGCTGCTTCTCCTGGAGCCGAGCCGCCAGCTGCTGAAGCGCCTGTTGCTGCGGAATCAAAAGAACAGCCAAAACAAGAACCAAAACAAGCAGTTGCAGCAGCTGCTGAAACTTCAGCTAACAATCGACCAATTGCTTCTCCGGCTGCCCGGAAGCTAGCTCGCGAGAAAGGGATCGATTTAAGTCAAGTTCCAACAGTAGACCCGCTTGGAAGAGTCAGAAAACAAGATGTAGATTCTTATCAAAATCAGCCGGCACAAGCTCCAAGCCAACCTGTAGCTGCTGCTCAGCCAGCTGCCGTTGTAGCGGATGGCAAGCCAGTTGAAAGAATCAAAATGACTCGCCGCCGTCAAACGATTGCGAAACGTCTGGTTGATGTTCAACACACAGCAGCTATGTTAACTACTTTTAATGAAGTAGATATGACAGCTGTAATGGATTTAAGAAAACGCCGCAAAGACCAGTTCCAAGCTGAAAATGACGTTAAATTAGGTTTCATGTCATTCTTTACAAAAGCCGTAACGATTGCACTTAAAAAGTTCCCATTATTAAATGCGGAAATTGATGGCGATGAAATCATCAAGAAAAACTTCTACGATATCGGCATTGCAGTATCAACTGACGAAGGCTTGATTGTACCAGTTGTTCGTGACACAGACCGCAAATCTTTCGCCGATATTGAAAGAGACATCGCGGACTTAGCTAAAAAAGCTCGTGATAAGAAATTAGGTCTTAATGAACTTCAAGGCGGTACATTCACAATTACAAACGGTGGGACATTCGGTTCTCTTCTTTCAACACCAATCTTAAACGCGCCGCAAGTTGGTATTCTTGGAATGCACACGATTCAAAACAGACCGGTTGCGATTGAAGATAGAGTTGAAATCCGTCCAATGATGTACATTGCCCTATCCTACGACCACAGAATCGTTGATGGTAAAGAAGCCGTAAGCTTCCTTGTAAAAGTTAAACAGCTATTAGAAGATCCTGAACAATTGCTTCTAGGATAA
- a CDS encoding DUF6501 family protein: protein MQHLSWSTKPTIKQVKCVHTDAKKYMVENVLTPGKTYDVKNETEEFYFVVDDTGQVGGFYKDYFEEV, encoded by the coding sequence ATGCAACATCTATCATGGTCCACCAAACCAACGATTAAACAAGTTAAATGTGTACATACAGACGCTAAAAAATACATGGTGGAAAATGTGTTAACGCCAGGTAAAACATATGATGTAAAAAATGAAACCGAAGAATTCTACTTTGTTGTGGATGACACAGGGCAAGTTGGCGGTTTCTATAAAGATTATTTTGAAGAAGTATAG
- a CDS encoding gamma-glutamylcyclotransferase, translating into MGTYVFVYGTLRKYESNHGYIQNSTCKANQAWVKGILYDTGDGYPALTVDDNSGLVYGEVYEVDAVTLEKIDDLEDYKADRDENLYMRIETNIYTDQGVLKGFTYVAGNQSRLRNKIDLGDWRVYQFLKERPASVFYFAYGSCMDQERFELARADSYFQKEVGAGVLQGYSMKYTFRVEDGGRADIVEANDRLEGILYDCPQDAVPYLFKREGVYTQSYRPTFVDIQVGYQVYPSCLTFTVVHKNEEMAPPVHYAKEILRGSKGKVSSSYYERLIRQLEDLEFDLAHQEIDSIIQS; encoded by the coding sequence ATGGGGACTTACGTCTTTGTATACGGAACTTTACGGAAATATGAATCCAATCACGGTTACATTCAAAACAGTACGTGTAAGGCAAATCAAGCATGGGTGAAAGGGATTCTATACGATACAGGTGATGGATATCCAGCTTTGACTGTAGATGATAATTCAGGGCTGGTTTATGGGGAAGTTTATGAGGTAGATGCAGTGACACTTGAGAAAATAGACGATTTAGAAGATTATAAGGCTGATAGAGATGAGAATCTATATATGCGGATTGAAACAAATATTTACACAGATCAGGGCGTGTTAAAAGGATTTACTTACGTTGCGGGTAACCAAAGTCGATTAAGAAATAAAATTGACCTCGGTGACTGGAGAGTATATCAGTTTCTAAAAGAGAGACCAGCCAGTGTTTTCTACTTTGCTTATGGGTCTTGTATGGATCAAGAACGATTCGAACTGGCTAGGGCAGATAGCTATTTTCAAAAAGAAGTTGGGGCTGGTGTACTGCAAGGCTATTCAATGAAATATACATTTAGAGTTGAGGATGGAGGTAGAGCCGATATTGTCGAGGCAAACGACAGGTTAGAGGGGATTCTCTATGATTGCCCCCAAGATGCGGTTCCCTATTTATTTAAACGTGAAGGTGTCTATACCCAGTCTTACCGTCCAACTTTTGTCGATATTCAGGTAGGATACCAAGTATACCCATCTTGCTTAACATTTACGGTAGTTCATAAAAATGAAGAGATGGCTCCGCCTGTTCATTATGCAAAAGAAATCTTGAGGGGATCAAAAGGAAAAGTTAGTTCTTCTTATTATGAAAGGCTGATTAGACAATTGGAGGACTTAGAGTTTGATCTTGCCCATCAGGAGATAGATTCAATTATACAAAGTTAA
- a CDS encoding DUF4257 domain-containing protein has translation MSLLYGFLIGSFMGLLTHAKRNGKIIKPYNKKRVFEYGFLLDCLFGGVAAIAIVTLTEPATLDQLIFTSVLAGYGGDTLIAKVEAAKLSEILNQLFFQVEIELNAEIIIENQSQIHS, from the coding sequence ATGTCGTTGTTGTATGGATTTTTGATTGGTAGTTTTATGGGATTGCTTACGCATGCAAAAAGAAATGGGAAAATCATCAAGCCTTACAACAAAAAGAGAGTATTTGAGTATGGTTTCTTATTAGATTGTCTATTCGGAGGAGTGGCGGCCATTGCCATTGTTACCCTAACCGAACCCGCTACGTTAGATCAATTAATTTTTACGTCGGTATTAGCCGGTTACGGTGGCGATACGTTAATTGCGAAAGTGGAAGCAGCCAAATTAAGTGAAATCCTTAATCAGCTCTTCTTTCAAGTGGAAATTGAACTAAACGCAGAGATCATTATTGAAAATCAAAGTCAAATCCATTCGTAA
- the fabF gene encoding beta-ketoacyl-ACP synthase II: MTRVVITGLGTVSPLGNSLTETWESAINGRSGIGPLTRFDCEHFSAKTAAEVKDFQLANYMKVNERHRVDRFAAYAMAASIMALDDANIQIGKDVEAERIGVWFGTAIGGIESFEESHMNLLEGGYTNLYPFATTTVICNMASSQVSIAIGARGVNNCTVLSCASGANAIGESYRAIQRGEADIMIAGGSEASITPLGVGAFCAMGAISTNPDPQKACRPFDKNRDGLVMGEGAGAIILESYESAVKRNAHVYGEIIGYATVGDAYHITSPAPFGEGGVRSMQLAVQYANIEKTSIDYINAHGTSTVYNDKSETAAIKTFFKELASQIPISSTKSMTGHMMGAAGATEAIFSLMAIKTGIIPPTINLENPDPDCDLDYVPNRSRKKRVQTVLSNAFGFGGHNTTLIFQSVKD; this comes from the coding sequence TTGACAAGAGTTGTGATAACAGGCCTAGGAACTGTTTCTCCATTAGGAAACTCCCTTACGGAAACTTGGGAATCTGCGATTAATGGAAGGTCTGGAATTGGACCGCTTACCAGATTTGACTGTGAGCATTTCTCTGCCAAAACGGCCGCGGAGGTAAAAGATTTTCAATTAGCCAATTACATGAAAGTTAATGAAAGGCATCGCGTTGACCGATTTGCAGCATATGCCATGGCTGCATCGATTATGGCACTTGATGATGCTAATATTCAAATTGGAAAAGATGTAGAGGCTGAGCGAATCGGTGTATGGTTTGGAACAGCGATTGGCGGGATTGAAAGCTTTGAAGAGAGTCATATGAATCTTCTTGAAGGCGGATATACAAATCTTTATCCATTTGCCACGACAACTGTCATCTGTAATATGGCGTCAAGCCAGGTTTCGATTGCTATTGGTGCGAGAGGGGTTAATAATTGTACAGTTTTATCCTGTGCTTCTGGAGCTAATGCCATTGGCGAATCATATCGAGCGATTCAGCGTGGAGAAGCCGACATCATGATTGCCGGGGGATCAGAAGCATCGATTACTCCTCTAGGTGTCGGTGCCTTTTGTGCAATGGGGGCGATTTCTACCAATCCTGATCCCCAAAAAGCTTGCAGACCCTTTGATAAAAATCGTGATGGACTCGTTATGGGTGAAGGAGCAGGTGCTATTATCCTAGAATCCTATGAATCTGCTGTTAAACGAAATGCTCATGTGTATGGTGAAATTATCGGTTATGCAACTGTAGGCGATGCTTATCATATTACAAGCCCTGCTCCTTTCGGTGAGGGCGGAGTAAGATCAATGCAGCTTGCCGTTCAATACGCTAATATTGAAAAAACCAGTATCGATTATATAAATGCTCACGGAACAAGTACAGTTTATAATGACAAATCGGAAACAGCTGCGATAAAGACCTTCTTTAAAGAATTAGCCTCCCAAATCCCGATTAGTTCAACAAAATCGATGACTGGCCATATGATGGGTGCCGCTGGGGCCACTGAAGCCATTTTTTCCCTTATGGCCATAAAAACTGGAATTATTCCGCCAACCATTAATCTAGAAAATCCCGACCCGGACTGTGACTTAGACTATGTACCTAACCGCTCTAGAAAAAAACGAGTACAAACTGTGTTAAGCAATGCCTTTGGTTTCGGCGGACATAATACGACATTAATCTTTCAATCTGTCAAAGATTAA
- a CDS encoding heavy-metal-associated domain-containing protein: protein MEDLTLFIKEATSEEPIQKLETILMGMDGVERALVDIEDGEVKITYDSNQIGQEDIVNRIKQYGLHPIQG, encoded by the coding sequence ATGGAGGACTTAACTCTATTTATAAAAGAAGCAACCAGCGAAGAGCCTATTCAAAAATTAGAGACGATTTTAATGGGTATGGATGGTGTGGAGCGGGCACTCGTCGATATCGAAGATGGGGAAGTAAAGATTACGTATGATTCAAACCAAATTGGCCAAGAAGACATCGTAAACAGAATCAAACAGTATGGACTCCATCCGATTCAGGGATGA